From a region of the Pongo abelii isolate AG06213 chromosome 9, NHGRI_mPonAbe1-v2.0_pri, whole genome shotgun sequence genome:
- the FADS3 gene encoding fatty acid desaturase 3 isoform X3: MGGVGEPGPREGPAQPGAPLPTFCWEQIRAHDQPGDKWLVIERRVYDISRWAQRHPGGSRLIGHHGAEDATDAFRAFHQDLNFVRKFLQPLLIGELAPEEPSQDGPLNAQLVEDFRALYQAAEDMKLFDASPTFFAFLLGHILAMEVLAWLLIYLLGPGWVPSALAAFILAISQAQSWCLQHDLGHASIFKKSRWNHVAQKFVMGQLKGFSAHWWNFRHFQHHAKPNIFHKDPDVTVAPVFLLGESSVEYGKKKRRYLPYNQQHLYFFLIGPPLLTLVNFEVENLAYMLVCMQWADLLWAASFYARFFLSYLPFYGVPGVLLFFVAVRVLESHWFVWITQMNHIPKEIGHEKHRDWVSSQLAATCNVEPSLFTNWFSGHLNFQIEHQCQHMLPTPSLFPRMPRHNYSRVAPLVKSLCAKHGLSYEVKPFLTALVDIVRSLKKSGDIWLDAYLHQ, encoded by the exons ATGGGCGGCGTCGGGGAGCCGGGACCGCGGGAGGGACCCGCGCAGCCCGGGGCGCCGCTGCCCACCTTCTGCTGGGAGCAGATCCGCGCGCACGACCAGCCCGGCGACAAGTGGCTGGTCATCGAGCGCCGCGTCTACGACATCAGCCGCTGGGCACAGCGGCACCCAGGGGGCAGCCGCCTCATCGGCCACCACGGCGCTGAGGACGCCACG GATGCCTTCCGTGCCTTCCATCAAGATCTCAATTTTGTGCGCAAGTTCCTACAGCCCCTGTTGATTGGAGAGCTGGCTCCGGAAGAACCCAGCCAGGATGGACCCCTGAAT GCGCAGCTGGTCGAGGACTTCCGAGCCCTGTACCAGGCAGCCGAGGACATGAAGCTGTTTGATGCCAGTCCCACCTTCTTTGCTTTCCTACTGGGCCACATCCTGGCCATGGAGGTGCTGGCCTGGCTCCTCATCTACCTCCTGGGTCCTGGCTGGGTGCCCAGTGCCCTGGCTGCCTTCATCCTGGCCATCTCTCAG GCTCAGTCCTGGTGTCTGCAGCATGACCTGGGCCATGCCTCCATCTTCAAGAAGTCCCGGTGGAACCACGTGGCCCAGAAGTTCGTGATGGGGCAGCTAAag gGCTTCTCCGCCCACTGGTGGAACTTCCGCCACTTCCAGCACCACGCCAAGCCCAACATCTTCCACAAAGACCCAGACGTGACGGTGGCGCCCGTCTTCCTCCTGGGGGAGTCATCCGTCGAG TATGGCAAGAAGAAACGCAGATACCTACCCTACAACCAGCAGCACCTGTACTTCTTCCTGA TCGGCCCACCGCTGCTCACCCTGGTGAACTTCGAAGTGGAAAATCTGGCGTACATGCTGGTGTGCATGCAGTGGGCG GATTTGCTGTGGGCCGCCAGCTTCTATGCCCGCTTCTTCTTATCCTACCTCCCCTTCTACGGCGTCCCTGGGGTGCTGCTCTTCTTTGTTGCTGTCAG GGTCCTGGAAAGCCACTGGTTCGTGTGGATCACACAGATGAACCACATCCCCAAGGAGATCGGCCATGAGAAGCACCGGGACTGGGTCAGCTCTCAG CTGGCAGCCACCTGCAACGTGGAACCTTCGCTTTTCACCAACTGGTTCAGCGGGCACCTCAACTTCCAGATCGAGCACCA GTGCCAGCAtatgctccccacccccagcctcttcCCCAGGATGCCGAGACACAACTACAGCCGGGTGGCCCCACTGGTCAAGTCGCTGTGTGCCAAGCACGGCCTCAGCTACGAAGTGAAGCCCTTCCTCACCGCGCTGGTGGACATTGTCAG gtcccTGAAGAAGTCTGGTGACATCTGGCTGGACGCCTACCTCCATCAGTGA
- the FADS3 gene encoding fatty acid desaturase 3 isoform X2: MGGVGEPGPREGPAQPGAPLPTFCWEQIRAHDQPGDKWLVIERRVYDISRWAQRHPGGSRLIGHHGAEDATDAFRAFHQDLNFVRKFLQPLLIGELAPEEPSQDGPLNAQLVEDFRALYQAAEDMKLFDASPTFFAFLLGHILAMEVLAWLLIYLLGPGWVPSALAAFILAISQAQSWCLQHDLGHASIFKKSRWNHVAQKFVMGQLKGFSAHWWNFRHFQHHAKPNIFHKDPDVTVAPVFLLGESSVEYGKKKRRYLPYNQQHLYFFLIGPPLLTLVNFEVENLAYMLVCMQWADLLWAASFYARFFLSYLPFYGVPGVLLFFVAVRVLESHWFVWITQMNHIPKEIGHEKHRDWVSSQLAATCNVEPSLFTNWFSGHLNFQIEHHLFPRMPRHNYSRVAPLVKSLCAKHGLSYEVKPFLTALVDIVSLHAHSENFWSTYCRLTDTAVPAVSRSMQTYPQRLRERS; the protein is encoded by the exons ATGGGCGGCGTCGGGGAGCCGGGACCGCGGGAGGGACCCGCGCAGCCCGGGGCGCCGCTGCCCACCTTCTGCTGGGAGCAGATCCGCGCGCACGACCAGCCCGGCGACAAGTGGCTGGTCATCGAGCGCCGCGTCTACGACATCAGCCGCTGGGCACAGCGGCACCCAGGGGGCAGCCGCCTCATCGGCCACCACGGCGCTGAGGACGCCACG GATGCCTTCCGTGCCTTCCATCAAGATCTCAATTTTGTGCGCAAGTTCCTACAGCCCCTGTTGATTGGAGAGCTGGCTCCGGAAGAACCCAGCCAGGATGGACCCCTGAAT GCGCAGCTGGTCGAGGACTTCCGAGCCCTGTACCAGGCAGCCGAGGACATGAAGCTGTTTGATGCCAGTCCCACCTTCTTTGCTTTCCTACTGGGCCACATCCTGGCCATGGAGGTGCTGGCCTGGCTCCTCATCTACCTCCTGGGTCCTGGCTGGGTGCCCAGTGCCCTGGCTGCCTTCATCCTGGCCATCTCTCAG GCTCAGTCCTGGTGTCTGCAGCATGACCTGGGCCATGCCTCCATCTTCAAGAAGTCCCGGTGGAACCACGTGGCCCAGAAGTTCGTGATGGGGCAGCTAAag gGCTTCTCCGCCCACTGGTGGAACTTCCGCCACTTCCAGCACCACGCCAAGCCCAACATCTTCCACAAAGACCCAGACGTGACGGTGGCGCCCGTCTTCCTCCTGGGGGAGTCATCCGTCGAG TATGGCAAGAAGAAACGCAGATACCTACCCTACAACCAGCAGCACCTGTACTTCTTCCTGA TCGGCCCACCGCTGCTCACCCTGGTGAACTTCGAAGTGGAAAATCTGGCGTACATGCTGGTGTGCATGCAGTGGGCG GATTTGCTGTGGGCCGCCAGCTTCTATGCCCGCTTCTTCTTATCCTACCTCCCCTTCTACGGCGTCCCTGGGGTGCTGCTCTTCTTTGTTGCTGTCAG GGTCCTGGAAAGCCACTGGTTCGTGTGGATCACACAGATGAACCACATCCCCAAGGAGATCGGCCATGAGAAGCACCGGGACTGGGTCAGCTCTCAG CTGGCAGCCACCTGCAACGTGGAACCTTCGCTTTTCACCAACTGGTTCAGCGGGCACCTCAACTTCCAGATCGAGCACCA cctcttcCCCAGGATGCCGAGACACAACTACAGCCGGGTGGCCCCACTGGTCAAGTCGCTGTGTGCCAAGCACGGCCTCAGCTACGAAGTGAAGCCCTTCCTCACCGCGCTGGTGGACATTGTCAG ccttcATGCACACAGTGAGAATTTCTGGAGCACCTACTGCAGACTCACAGACACAGCAGTGCCTGCGGTGAGCAGATCTATGCAAACCTACCCCCAAAGGCTGAGGGAAAGAAGCTAA
- the FADS3 gene encoding fatty acid desaturase 3 isoform X1: protein MGGVGEPGPREGPAQPGAPLPTFCWEQIRAHDQPGDKWLVIERRVYDISRWAQRHPGGSRLIGHHGAEDATDAFRAFHQDLNFVRKFLQPLLIGELAPEEPSQDGPLNAQLVEDFRALYQAAEDMKLFDASPTFFAFLLGHILAMEVLAWLLIYLLGPGWVPSALAAFILAISQAQSWCLQHDLGHASIFKKSRWNHVAQKFVMGQLKGFSAHWWNFRHFQHHAKPNIFHKDPDVTVAPVFLLGESSVEYGKKKRRYLPYNQQHLYFFLIGPPLLTLVNFEVENLAYMLVCMQWADLLWAASFYARFFLSYLPFYGVPGVLLFFVAVRVLESHWFVWITQMNHIPKEIGHEKHRDWVSSQLAATCNVEPSLFTNWFSGHLNFQIEHQCQHMLPTPSLFPRMPRHNYSRVAPLVKSLCAKHGLSYEVKPFLTALVDIVSLHAHSENFWSTYCRLTDTAVPAVSRSMQTYPQRLRERS, encoded by the exons ATGGGCGGCGTCGGGGAGCCGGGACCGCGGGAGGGACCCGCGCAGCCCGGGGCGCCGCTGCCCACCTTCTGCTGGGAGCAGATCCGCGCGCACGACCAGCCCGGCGACAAGTGGCTGGTCATCGAGCGCCGCGTCTACGACATCAGCCGCTGGGCACAGCGGCACCCAGGGGGCAGCCGCCTCATCGGCCACCACGGCGCTGAGGACGCCACG GATGCCTTCCGTGCCTTCCATCAAGATCTCAATTTTGTGCGCAAGTTCCTACAGCCCCTGTTGATTGGAGAGCTGGCTCCGGAAGAACCCAGCCAGGATGGACCCCTGAAT GCGCAGCTGGTCGAGGACTTCCGAGCCCTGTACCAGGCAGCCGAGGACATGAAGCTGTTTGATGCCAGTCCCACCTTCTTTGCTTTCCTACTGGGCCACATCCTGGCCATGGAGGTGCTGGCCTGGCTCCTCATCTACCTCCTGGGTCCTGGCTGGGTGCCCAGTGCCCTGGCTGCCTTCATCCTGGCCATCTCTCAG GCTCAGTCCTGGTGTCTGCAGCATGACCTGGGCCATGCCTCCATCTTCAAGAAGTCCCGGTGGAACCACGTGGCCCAGAAGTTCGTGATGGGGCAGCTAAag gGCTTCTCCGCCCACTGGTGGAACTTCCGCCACTTCCAGCACCACGCCAAGCCCAACATCTTCCACAAAGACCCAGACGTGACGGTGGCGCCCGTCTTCCTCCTGGGGGAGTCATCCGTCGAG TATGGCAAGAAGAAACGCAGATACCTACCCTACAACCAGCAGCACCTGTACTTCTTCCTGA TCGGCCCACCGCTGCTCACCCTGGTGAACTTCGAAGTGGAAAATCTGGCGTACATGCTGGTGTGCATGCAGTGGGCG GATTTGCTGTGGGCCGCCAGCTTCTATGCCCGCTTCTTCTTATCCTACCTCCCCTTCTACGGCGTCCCTGGGGTGCTGCTCTTCTTTGTTGCTGTCAG GGTCCTGGAAAGCCACTGGTTCGTGTGGATCACACAGATGAACCACATCCCCAAGGAGATCGGCCATGAGAAGCACCGGGACTGGGTCAGCTCTCAG CTGGCAGCCACCTGCAACGTGGAACCTTCGCTTTTCACCAACTGGTTCAGCGGGCACCTCAACTTCCAGATCGAGCACCA GTGCCAGCAtatgctccccacccccagcctcttcCCCAGGATGCCGAGACACAACTACAGCCGGGTGGCCCCACTGGTCAAGTCGCTGTGTGCCAAGCACGGCCTCAGCTACGAAGTGAAGCCCTTCCTCACCGCGCTGGTGGACATTGTCAG ccttcATGCACACAGTGAGAATTTCTGGAGCACCTACTGCAGACTCACAGACACAGCAGTGCCTGCGGTGAGCAGATCTATGCAAACCTACCCCCAAAGGCTGAGGGAAAGAAGCTAA
- the FADS3 gene encoding fatty acid desaturase 3 isoform X5, which yields MGGVGEPGPREGPAQPGAPLPTFCWEQIRAHDQPGDKWLVIERRVYDISRWAQRHPGGSRLIGHHGAEDATDAFRAFHQDLNFVRKFLQPLLIGELAPEEPSQDGPLNAQLVEDFRALYQAAEDMKLFDASPTFFAFLLGHILAMEVLAWLLIYLLGPGWVPSALAAFILAISQAQSWCLQHDLGHASIFKKSRWNHVAQKFVMGQLKGFSAHWWNFRHFQHHAKPNIFHKDPDVTVAPVFLLGESSVEYGKKKRRYLPYNQQHLYFFLIGPPLLTLVNFEVENLAYMLVCMQWADLLWAASFYARFFLSYLPFYGVPGVLLFFVAVRVLESHWFVWITQMNHIPKEIGHEKHRDWVSSQLAATCNVEPSLFTNWFSGHLNFQIEHHLFPNLSGDAEVGTTTWQ from the exons ATGGGCGGCGTCGGGGAGCCGGGACCGCGGGAGGGACCCGCGCAGCCCGGGGCGCCGCTGCCCACCTTCTGCTGGGAGCAGATCCGCGCGCACGACCAGCCCGGCGACAAGTGGCTGGTCATCGAGCGCCGCGTCTACGACATCAGCCGCTGGGCACAGCGGCACCCAGGGGGCAGCCGCCTCATCGGCCACCACGGCGCTGAGGACGCCACG GATGCCTTCCGTGCCTTCCATCAAGATCTCAATTTTGTGCGCAAGTTCCTACAGCCCCTGTTGATTGGAGAGCTGGCTCCGGAAGAACCCAGCCAGGATGGACCCCTGAAT GCGCAGCTGGTCGAGGACTTCCGAGCCCTGTACCAGGCAGCCGAGGACATGAAGCTGTTTGATGCCAGTCCCACCTTCTTTGCTTTCCTACTGGGCCACATCCTGGCCATGGAGGTGCTGGCCTGGCTCCTCATCTACCTCCTGGGTCCTGGCTGGGTGCCCAGTGCCCTGGCTGCCTTCATCCTGGCCATCTCTCAG GCTCAGTCCTGGTGTCTGCAGCATGACCTGGGCCATGCCTCCATCTTCAAGAAGTCCCGGTGGAACCACGTGGCCCAGAAGTTCGTGATGGGGCAGCTAAag gGCTTCTCCGCCCACTGGTGGAACTTCCGCCACTTCCAGCACCACGCCAAGCCCAACATCTTCCACAAAGACCCAGACGTGACGGTGGCGCCCGTCTTCCTCCTGGGGGAGTCATCCGTCGAG TATGGCAAGAAGAAACGCAGATACCTACCCTACAACCAGCAGCACCTGTACTTCTTCCTGA TCGGCCCACCGCTGCTCACCCTGGTGAACTTCGAAGTGGAAAATCTGGCGTACATGCTGGTGTGCATGCAGTGGGCG GATTTGCTGTGGGCCGCCAGCTTCTATGCCCGCTTCTTCTTATCCTACCTCCCCTTCTACGGCGTCCCTGGGGTGCTGCTCTTCTTTGTTGCTGTCAG GGTCCTGGAAAGCCACTGGTTCGTGTGGATCACACAGATGAACCACATCCCCAAGGAGATCGGCCATGAGAAGCACCGGGACTGGGTCAGCTCTCAG CTGGCAGCCACCTGCAACGTGGAACCTTCGCTTTTCACCAACTGGTTCAGCGGGCACCTCAACTTCCAGATCGAGCACCA
- the FADS3 gene encoding fatty acid desaturase 3 isoform X4 has protein sequence MGGVGEPGPREGPAQPGAPLPTFCWEQIRAHDQPGDKWLVIERRVYDISRWAQRHPGGSRLIGHHGAEDATDAFRAFHQDLNFVRKFLQPLLIGELAPEEPSQDGPLNAQLVEDFRALYQAAEDMKLFDASPTFFAFLLGHILAMEVLAWLLIYLLGPGWVPSALAAFILAISQAQSWCLQHDLGHASIFKKSRWNHVAQKFVMGQLKGFSAHWWNFRHFQHHAKPNIFHKDPDVTVAPVFLLGESSVEYGKKKRRYLPYNQQHLYFFLIGPPLLTLVNFEVENLAYMLVCMQWADLLWAASFYARFFLSYLPFYGVPGVLLFFVAVRVLESHWFVWITQMNHIPKEIGHEKHRDWVSSQLAATCNVEPSLFTNWFSGHLNFQIEHHLFPRMPRHNYSRVAPLVKSLCAKHGLSYEVKPFLTALVDIVRSLKKSGDIWLDAYLHQ, from the exons ATGGGCGGCGTCGGGGAGCCGGGACCGCGGGAGGGACCCGCGCAGCCCGGGGCGCCGCTGCCCACCTTCTGCTGGGAGCAGATCCGCGCGCACGACCAGCCCGGCGACAAGTGGCTGGTCATCGAGCGCCGCGTCTACGACATCAGCCGCTGGGCACAGCGGCACCCAGGGGGCAGCCGCCTCATCGGCCACCACGGCGCTGAGGACGCCACG GATGCCTTCCGTGCCTTCCATCAAGATCTCAATTTTGTGCGCAAGTTCCTACAGCCCCTGTTGATTGGAGAGCTGGCTCCGGAAGAACCCAGCCAGGATGGACCCCTGAAT GCGCAGCTGGTCGAGGACTTCCGAGCCCTGTACCAGGCAGCCGAGGACATGAAGCTGTTTGATGCCAGTCCCACCTTCTTTGCTTTCCTACTGGGCCACATCCTGGCCATGGAGGTGCTGGCCTGGCTCCTCATCTACCTCCTGGGTCCTGGCTGGGTGCCCAGTGCCCTGGCTGCCTTCATCCTGGCCATCTCTCAG GCTCAGTCCTGGTGTCTGCAGCATGACCTGGGCCATGCCTCCATCTTCAAGAAGTCCCGGTGGAACCACGTGGCCCAGAAGTTCGTGATGGGGCAGCTAAag gGCTTCTCCGCCCACTGGTGGAACTTCCGCCACTTCCAGCACCACGCCAAGCCCAACATCTTCCACAAAGACCCAGACGTGACGGTGGCGCCCGTCTTCCTCCTGGGGGAGTCATCCGTCGAG TATGGCAAGAAGAAACGCAGATACCTACCCTACAACCAGCAGCACCTGTACTTCTTCCTGA TCGGCCCACCGCTGCTCACCCTGGTGAACTTCGAAGTGGAAAATCTGGCGTACATGCTGGTGTGCATGCAGTGGGCG GATTTGCTGTGGGCCGCCAGCTTCTATGCCCGCTTCTTCTTATCCTACCTCCCCTTCTACGGCGTCCCTGGGGTGCTGCTCTTCTTTGTTGCTGTCAG GGTCCTGGAAAGCCACTGGTTCGTGTGGATCACACAGATGAACCACATCCCCAAGGAGATCGGCCATGAGAAGCACCGGGACTGGGTCAGCTCTCAG CTGGCAGCCACCTGCAACGTGGAACCTTCGCTTTTCACCAACTGGTTCAGCGGGCACCTCAACTTCCAGATCGAGCACCA cctcttcCCCAGGATGCCGAGACACAACTACAGCCGGGTGGCCCCACTGGTCAAGTCGCTGTGTGCCAAGCACGGCCTCAGCTACGAAGTGAAGCCCTTCCTCACCGCGCTGGTGGACATTGTCAG gtcccTGAAGAAGTCTGGTGACATCTGGCTGGACGCCTACCTCCATCAGTGA